CGGGGGAGCGGCGGCAGCTCCAGCTCCGCCGCCTCGGGCCGCCCGCACCTGAGGAGAAGGCGGGAGCGGGAGGAGGGCGGTGCCGCCGCACCTGAGGGAGCGCCCGTGCCACGCCCCTGCGCCTGCGCTGGGCCACGCCCTCGCGGCCGCTGAGGTAAAAGGCGGGAGGGCCGCTCCCCTCAGAGCGCTTCTGAGGAGTTCAGGTACCGCGGGTATGGCGtggatttttctcctctctctcatcGTAAGTCGTCCGGAGTGTTTGCTGAGGGCCAGTTCCTACTGCTGGCCTCTCCCTGAAGCAGTTTGGCTTTGCTTCGAGGCATTGCTCCACTTCATAAGAGCCTGAGCAGGTATTGAAGATTGGCCTTGTCAGCATTCGGGAGTCGAGGCAACCCTTGAAGGTTAGAGGTGGTGGCTGCCGCCATTTTCTTGTGCAGGTGAGCTGAGGcaggcacagctggagcagTGTAACTCCTCTAGTTAAAGCCGTGTTACCTTTTGAAGGGGGCAAGGACTTTGCCTTAGTTTGGTCAGACAGCCTAGAAGGGGGGCACTCCAGAATAGGGGATCTGGAGATGAAGGCAGATTCTGTAGACGTTTGTGCTTGCAAGAGGAGGCAGCTGTTGTCAGGCAGCAGAGATCTGTGGGACAGTTACAATATGTGCCTGTAAATATAGACTACTTTAACTGCATGCTTGAGTATGGCTTAAAGAGTACTTAGAATACTACTTCAGGTTAACAAGCAGGAAAGTGGTTGTGAAGGCAAGATGAAAAACCCAGGAGATTAAACAGTCATGTAAAAAGCAAGATACTTGGTTCACTCTTCAGTTAATGACCCGATATGTGTCTTTTAACATTCCCAAGTCCCAAAGCCCAAGAGCTATGTTTGTCTGTGAGCTGTCAGGTGCATACTCTCACATAATCTAACAGTTTGTTTAGTGATGGGTAAGCCACACGGTTCCTGTGGCTGGAAATGTCAAGTCAATGCAAACTCAGATCTAAGAGAATTGTTAGCACGTGAAGCTTCCGCATATTGGTGGAAGATCAGTGTGCCAAAAATGATGCTTTAAAGGCTGACTGTTCCTCCAATAAGAATGAGTGCTCTTTGTTTACTATAACTACAGACTCTATTCCTATCATAGCACAGGGTTCACAGTCATTGCTCCTGATGAACAGTGAGAATCAAGATTAGGTGAAGTAATTCCCCCAGTGATTACTTGTGTTACTGAAACTATTCCCCAAAATATATTCTTAGGAAATCACAAGGTGAAAGTCTCTTAAGTTAAAATAACTAtttgtgattattttaaagtatcttttgaattttaaaatttgaacctagctgcagtaaaaaaaaacctatggTTTTATACTGGCTTATTAATATCCTACTACTGTACTTGTTAATATTTTCAATGTGAAGGATGTGTGTTCCAGCACTTACAAGCTACTACAAGTCACTGTCAATTACTCATACAAAACTtgtgattttaatttcattattttctgtatatctacaaattaaattgaattaaaatttaacaTGGATAGTAAGATAAAATTTAACATggataaaaaaccccaaaccaacactTTTCCAGAAAAGAGGCAAGAATATTTTGCAGCCCAAACTAAAAACTGATGGTTGTTTTTGGTCAAGATCAAATCTTTTTGTTAGTATGGATGTAGCATACAGTGATAAAATGCATTTGTCTgtgcttttgttctttgttgCCCTTACACAGTTCCCACTTACACAGTTGTTTCTcagggttttatttgtttgtttgttttggaatcatcccctccctgccctttgACACTTGGGAAGTGGAGTGCTTTTAGTTTGGGCcaggaaaagataaaatgtaAGAAACAGAGCCAATGAGCCAGTCATGACTTTATTTGTTCCAGCCtctcagaagaaaacacaaatcaaTCATTTCAGGTTAAGGTGAAAAAGGCTCCAGAGATTAGATTTTCTTATAGTATTTTACTTCATCAGTATAATTTTTACTAAAAAGATACCACTGAATGACTATATAAAGCATGTTACAACAGACAACATTCATGCTGACCGTGGCCTGAGCACTTTCTTGGGTGTTTGCTCCGGTGTTTTTGAAGACTTCTTAGCTGACTGTATTGATTTGCCAGCTCTGGGTGTTGAGAAAGACTTTGCTTCAGGCTTTTTGGGAgcctttttcatctctttctcttttattgcTTCCTTTGGCACACTGAGCTGCTTGGTTTGTTTCTGGTTTCTTGGTGTCTGCAAGCTTGCCTGCTCTTCTGTAActttatgttttggttttggagtCTCCAGAGCCAGAGgttgtttctttctcttacCAAGGGgtgttttagttttctttcccaGGTTGTTGCCTTCTTCTGGAGTTGGTgctgttttctgtatttaagaCACAAAAAATTACCCTTCCACTTAAGAAACGTCTTTACTGAATTTCAAGAAGGATAAATGAAAAACACTATAAATGCTTTCAGGCCCAAATAATTTGTTCACATTTCAGTGTGAAAAGAGGATAACACAGAcctaatgaaaataaacaagaaaaaaagtgaatagATTTAATAGCTGCAAGCATCCTCTTGGCTAACCGAGTCACTGAcctctgctggcagagcttTAAATCACAGTCCTCCTGCCTCACTTCCAGGCTCAAAAGATAGAGATCAGCTCTATTTTGAAGTCCAGACAAACTTACTGCACTCCTCCTTGTGCACTAGGCCTAGTATTCTCTAGAGTTTATAACATATTACAAATGACCCTCATGAAAGAAGGTGCTGTCATCAAAACAGCTGTCTCCATCTGTATCTATACCAGGTCTCTGGCAATCAGGTCAAGTGAGCCAATTTTGACCTGTTGCATGAGAGTAGCTtgaagcaaattttttttttttcttttttgtgggCCTACATGAAGTAGCTTTAGTTTAGGAATCCCTGAAAAGGTGTATCATTAAGAGTTTAAAGATGTGCTCCAATCACAAATGCAGTATAGCTAGGCTGAATTTATATTTGTTATTGTTTTATTCATCCTAATGCCTTTCCTAGGAATTTGCTAAATATAAGTATTATTGCTCTGGTTGTTTTGCAGACATGTTAACTGCATTATCTACATCATCTCCCATACTGGCAACAATACAGCTATATGGTATTTCATGCAACCTGCTAAGAATCACATAAACTGAGAACTAAAGTTGTATATTAATATCCTAGAGAATATTATTTGGTTTTCCTCAAGTTTTGCACTCCCTTTCTTCTAACTTCAGGATTTTTATTCAACTTAGATAGAattgctgtttttcagaaaaatatataaaatggcAATAGCCACTGGCTGTATTTGTCTTTAAGAGGAAataactaaaaaacaaaaataccctcCCCAActcaaaacaagcaaacaaacaaacaaaaaagctacCTCCCCAAGGCATCCATCCTGCATACACTCAACTCTTGCTTTCATGATATATTCACAAAAAATCCAGTTCCCATCAAGTGTATTAACACACTGTTCCCTAAGGAGCAATGAGCAACCTAAACAGCTCAAAATCTTTAGTTTTAACAGAAAAGTGAGTTTCTCAATATTACTAAACAATTACCTTCTGCTCAGTTAAGTCAGTTGTTTGCATAGGCACTAGTTGGGGAATTTCTTCGTCATCATCATGATCACCTGGTTCATTGACTTctactactttttcttttattgcaaGCTTCTGGGTAGCAGCAGtattattttcagttgtcaAAGTGACTTGACTTGACTTCAGTTTTTTACCTGCCTTCTTAGGTTTCTTATTCTTCACCTTCTAGAATTAATTGGAAGTACATGTCACATGAGATGGTCTAGCaacattaatttaaatactGCAATTCAGTAGACCTTGACTGGTCTAGACCTTGACTAGAAAGTAGGCAAGGGCCCCCCCtcatatatacaaatatatgaaatataataGCTTGTGAATTACTGAGATGCCCCTGATTAGCCATCAAGTAATGGATGCATAGTCTGAACgcatgtgtatttttaaatggcaaataTTAATAAACAGTGCAAACTAAGGTACTTGGAATGAATTCCATCTCCTTACAGTTTAGGCCTAGAAACACTTAAATAACTTATTTTCAATTCCTTGCTGCAAGGGAGTTTCCATGATTTCATTACTATTACTTAATATCTGACATGCTCAGAATCAGGAGCCATTCGTAGCCATAAATGCAAGGGATCAAATGCTAAAATGTTTATAAACTCAACACACACTATAGTGCACAGAAAGAAGCCAAAGAACTGGTTGTTTCAATAGGTTTTATGGAAAATctgaagaagtttttttttttaccttgacttccttttttttgagAGATGGCTGGCTATCAAGCTCATCCAAGTTGGAGATATTTGCAGTGAAAATTGGAAGTGCAGCTGATTTAAGTGTTTTGAGGTGaagaatttttacatttttccaaTTCTGCAAAAAGAAGAACAGTATATTATGTAAAAATAACTAGGCTGAGTTATGAACTAACTTGGTTTTAAAGCAATCTATCAGCAGTACCTTGGGTAACTTCTCAGCAAtcacctcagctgctgcaatgACATTATTTAATATCTCATCAGCTTTCATTCCAGTGTGACCTATCCGTGCtgtactgaaagaaaagagtaatacacatatatacatatatataggcAAATAATACTTCAAGTTATTTTTTGGGCATACccagaaaggaaagaagtcTACTTCATGGGCAATTATCTTAACTTTTATAAAGTTTCTACCACAACTGCTGGCTAATACAAGTCTTTTGCAGTAAGGGTCAGAACAGACTTACCTATGTTAACCTTTCTGTATTTCCCTATGCAATTTCTGCTTTATATTACAAAGCATATTACCAATTTAGATCCTTTTAGACATGCAGTATATGAAAAAGGTCTTACAAGACAAGATAAAAACTATTTCCAAAATATTctaatttaaaagtaatatttttccaaGACTGTACATGATGTTTGACAGTGACAGTTCCCAGAAATTCTGTAGGCATAATGAAAAACAGACAAATAGTAAAGCTTTACAGTAAAACTTCAAGTATAAGTACTGATTTCTTTATCAAGGCTAAGGTTAAAAATTACCTAGATCTGGAATGCTGATCCTTAACCTCTTTTATTCAcatattaatgaaataaaaacaactcAGATTTTCTCCAGTTAAGGTACAACTATCCTTCTGGTGAAGTATTCATCTATTCATACTTACTAACAGCACCCTTTGTTGGTAACTGAGAGCGTAGTCCCCTGGATATATTTTTCTAGTTCCTTAGCAAGATTTTTGGCTTTCAAGTTTACAGACAAAGGTATcctaaaaagagaaagaagggaataaaaaaaaaaaaacaaaaaacttcaaagctccaaaacaaataaaccaaaaccaaccacacACACCAACCAAAGCAACTGAAAGGATCTGACTCTAAAAAAGATCACACAAAATGGATAGACAGTATTTAAATAcctactttttcctttcataaaagTGTTTTCCTAGATGTGAGGGCAAGAGCCTTCTAATTCGGTCATCGGACAGGAAGAGATCAAATCTGTTCAGAAGACGACGCTTTGCTTCAAACAGCTTATACTCCTTTTTGAGAGTTTTGTATGGGATGATCTGCAATGCAAGTAACATTTAGCCCACCAGAATGCTTCTTAGAACTGCACAGAATTAACTTGCGTAAGTGATGAGTCTATCACAGTGCATTATTTTACAATGCCAAAGACAACAAAGTGGAAAAGAATACAATACTTTTTGAAATGTAGAAAAAACCTGTTTGACTAGACAGAAAAATCTTACTACAGTTCTTTAACTCGCAACCATTGAGTTTagaatattaaaacaaaaaagaaaaactgctttcccttttcattGGTacaagaggaaggaaaggacagGACTGTACTACACCATCATGCATCTCTTACCTGGCTAACACTTTTGATCCCATTCTGGATTAAAAGTTTCTTGTACAGCTTTTCAGTCTGTTCTGCAGATAAATTTGGTTCATCCTTTGTGAACAGGCAAACCTCGGCTGTTTCTGGTCGAATGCTATGGGGCAGTGGTCTGCAACAGGAACAGCAGATGGGCAGAGAATGTCTTACaggtgaaaataatttttctcccaAAATTAAGTCTACACCGTCTGCAAAATCACTACTTTTTAACACGTACTGTGGAGAAGCTATGGATCTAGGTTCTGGTCTATATTAACTGCTGAATGTCCTTGGTGGAACCCAAATGCTTTAAAGCACACAAAACTGTAAAAGATGCACACACGTCCAGGGAGAAGCACCCATTCTCCTCTCTTCACCCCATGGCTGCATCCAGTCATCAGACAAGTCTTTGCTGGGGCCCAGGTACATAGTTGTATCCTTCCTAATACAGTAcagctacattttaaaaaagaaaattcacaaTTTAGGGCTTTTGGGTACCACAAAAAGACGAGTGGGTCTTCCTAATGATTTGGtgattcatttattttcctgaacGTAAGGATTTAAAGGCACCCACCCTGTAACCGGCAGCCCCCAGACCCAGAGTCTTCTCCGTGCGCAGGAGGCGGGCACAGCCCCGGGCTGACCCGGCAGCTCCCGCTCACCGCACCGAGGGGGACGGGCCCACAGGACGGTGGCGGACAGGACAAAATGCTCTTTTCCAGGCCAGAGTATTCCAGAACCCCTATAACTACGCGGCCGAGGGTGaatttcttacattttaatgATCTGTGCCACGCGCGGGATTTTCCAGACCGTCACCAGGAGGTGAACGTTCTCGTTCTCGCCGAGCAGcgcctttctcttctccttgctCCTGGCGAAAGCCAGCAGGGCCTCCACCGCCTTCTTCACCTGCAAAGCACGACCGCGACACAGCCGGCGTTAAGACCCGACCCGACCGGTCCCGGCCCCGGCCCATCCCGGCCCTGCCGCCCTGTCCCCTCGGTACCTGCTTCCGATCCAGCCGCTCCGCCATGGCTCTGTCCCGCCACGTGCAGCCGGGCCTGCGCAGGGCGCTCCTTCCGGCGGGGCCCGTCCGGGGCGGGGCCTCCCCCACCCGCTGAGCGATGGGTGCGGGACAGGAGCATCCCTTGGGAGGGAGGAGTTTGTCCTGAGTGTCCACGGGATCGGGGCGGGGCTGTTTTTATGATTGGAGGGAGTTGTCCTTaaagagctgctgccagctcccagagctgcttccctggggatCCTGGCTACCAGCTCTTCAAGTAAAACAAAGCCTTTCTCCTGAAGTCCAAGAGCTGTAATCTTCTAATTTTCCTGACACACCTCTCAGCATCTTGAAGTCCACCGTTTCCAGGTTACTACAGTTGAGGGTACTACTGATGATCGTATGCCAAACCATTTCTTCCATATGAGTGAATAGtaaaggcagagcagcagcatcccgGTTCCCGGTTAGAATTGCATTGACTACAGGGAAGTAGCTTAACGAGATGCTTACCGAATCCACTTCAACACTGGATAAATGCATTGTTTTGAGATCAAATCTAACCTGGAACTATTTTGCCCTGATTCTTACAGTGCTGTGTGTGTCCTGGCAGTTTTGGGCTGCCTGCATTCATTACATAGGTGAGCTGCTACCTGGATAGCACTGCTATGTATAACCCGAGGTTAAATACATAGGAAATTATGAGCCTTAGTCATTcacttttctctatttttttcccctcctctttgcCTTTCTAGTTATGGCTTTATTCCTTCTCACCAGATGGTTTCCAACAAAATTTGATTCTCTGTCAGTGTATCAGTACAAAGTAAAAGGAATCAAATGACCCTTGTCTCTTGACAAGCTGCTTAATGTAATGATTTCTGTTTTCAACTGCTAGCAGTGTTGATGGAGCAATGGTGGAATAGTTGATGGCTTCAAGATTTCCCCAGActtagagtaaaaaaaaatcctggaaagtgggagttttaattttctgttgtgtGAATTGCACAAAtgagcaaaataaatgaaactggCTTAGAAAAACTAAAGCAGTGCTTTGATGCCATGTACTTGTATGAAGTATTGATTACTGAAAGGCTAGGAACATGCAGAGTAGCAAAACAGGGCAGACTCATTGGAATCTTTTCAGCACTGGTAGAACTCATGCATATGATACTAGCTGTGGTGTTTTATAATTTGATAATTATATTAGCCTTGTTCCTATTCCTGTTTTAGCTTTGCATATCTTATAGCAGGcatcttttaataaaaaaattaacattattAGGACATTAAAACAGTAGAAGTCAGATGACTGGGACGTTTCTCTGAAAATAAGTCAGGCTGGTCATGTAAGGTATGACTGAAGAGTAATGCTTGAAGCCTGACTGTCAGAGTCAGCATAGCATTaataggaaaaaaccaaagggGTTATTATTAGTGACTCAAATTCAAATTTTTCACATATCAGTCTCATCCAAGTACATTTTTCTGCAACATTTTAGGTCTGACATGACTAAATTTCACAAGATGTGATTTAACTGACTTACTGTGATCATTTTCTCATGAAAGGTGTTTGACATAGCTATTAGAGCTGTCTTGGAAAAATTGGTTCATCTCTGGAGAGGAAATGCTTCTCCTTAATACAGCATGCAGTGAGCACAGAATGTGCTTTTCATGTACCAAGTTAACATCCAGGTTCCTCTTACAAGGGAAATCAGGTTTGTTACTTTTGATCAGTGTTACTGCTGTTAACTAAACCTTTGCTGCTGTAGCCCTCAATTTGTCTCATTATGAAAGTGTGTATTGTTCCTCAAGCCCTTTGCCCCACTTACTGAAATGTGAAGACTTAAAATGACATAATTGAAAGCCATCCTAACTCATTAGTTATTTAAGAGGATGTTTCTCTATATCCCTAATTTTAAACTTCCTCAAGCAGCAGCTGATTCTGCAGTAAACAGGTCTTCAGGGTTTAAGATTATTCCTTTAGTGTGCATCCCAAAAGTTTCTGTTTCAAGCTTCCATTCCTCTAGATTATTTGATGGCAGGTGTCAAAATCCCAGGTACTTCTTgcaacaaaacaagcaaaaagaatattCAGAATTAAAGTAAGAAGTCCGTTACAAAAGAGATCTCAGAAGAGAATCTTCCTGCTAGATATGGAGTTCAAGCATTGCTTTTCTTTAGAGTGCATTTTTTTGTCATCCTCATTTAAGCCTCTAGCTATAACCTAATTAACTGTCAGATGGATGCTGCCAGTACAAGTTATTCACAAAGACTTTCTCAGAAGAACAGGGGTACCCATCTTTGTGACACAAGCCACCAAGTTTTTTATAATCCTTTGCCCCTGATCAGTTCTACAGATTTAACAGATGACAGGAATACACCCTCAGGTGCCATTTTCATCCAACAGTCTGCATATCTTACTGCTCTTATTCAAGAATATGTGGGCCCTTTTAGGTGTATGTAATCCTGGGAAGATCAAGATCCAGTTTATGTTGGAAGTTGAGACTTTTtgtgaaggaaatgaaaggatATGTGTTATTAAAAGCTACATATACACACAGCAGATTTTTCGTTTGTTAGcataaatttccatttttatattaGGATTAGACTCCTTTCTAGCATTACCTCAgatgaaaagaattattttgtcATGTTTATAGTGTGTTAAAcacaaggaaagaaacaagTTCACAATGTAAAACCTTCAGTATTAACTCCAGTTTTGCTGgtgtatttttctttaccaAATCCTCTATAGAATATATAAAAACACCAGAGTAAGTAAGAGCCTTTAAGCGTCAGTTCAGGAAGAAACAGTCTTGTCTGGAGTACATTTAAACTGCTTTAACATCATCTTTTGAACAGTCTGCATTAAGAACTAAAAAGCCAGAGTAATACAGAATCAAATACTTGGGACATCGAgaccatcttttttttcttaggtaatattcagttttaaacacttaaaacacatttctcatggtaacattatttttaatatttgagcTGGTGCCATAAGTAGTCTAAAACAGAGATTCTCCATCGAGCAATTTTTTTGCTGGGCTTTTtatgccactgaaaaaaaatctgtagagGATCATAAAATTCATGACCAGCAAATATCCCTGTGGATAAACCTCTTCCAAGCAGCCATTTTTCTTACAATGCTATTACACCATCATCAATATCTTGTTCAAGAATACAAATTACTACCAGAATAAATGCTTCTGGAAACCAGTACAATCATGTTTATGTATCAGTTCTCAATTGTTTGCAAAGATGATTAATGTAGCTGGGATGGTTTCAAGTTGATGGCAATGTTACATCAATGGACTGGTGTACCCACTCCATTGAGCCTGCTTTACTTCTTGTATCTTGCAGGAACAATGTGGTTATTTTCCTGTTGTAAAAGAATCAGTACTGCTGCACCTTCAGgtatattttttaacatttaatatTATTACATGTACCAAGGCTTTCAGTTCAAGAACATACAAGGTCTTAATTTATAGAATTCTAATTTACATCATGACTATACACTTAAGCTGTCTCTACACTACAAACTTTGGCCAACAGCTGGGGAGAACAGGTGTGATCCTCATCAGCACCACACTGCACATACAGACTGCTGTAAATGCCATtatactgggggaaaaaaaaatctgcttttctgcatAAATAGAGTCACAGTTTTGCTGGTATGGGTTACATCCATGCCAGGTCCCAGGAATACTCTGCTAGTATCATGTGCTATCAGTTACATTGTCAGTGCTCCTATGGTTCCTGTAGCTTCAATCCAACTGTTatgtggcttgttttttttttttctccttcctttcagcTGTTGTGATTGCACAGGTCCTTTActcttttttcatcttcaaagcagCATACCACATTTTCACAAAAGCAATTATTcaaaatgataatttaaaaaagttTATTATGTCAGTGAATCAGCAAGTATTTATTTCAAACAAAGCCACATGATCTTTTTTCTACTAGATGTAGCTGTATTCAATAGTAGTCAGATGGGACTATAAAATGGAGATGAAATAGTTGAGATGTAATATGAAGACTATTCAAATATACTTTCAGCTCTTCTACCCAAAATGCAGCCAATTAGTGTAAATTTATGCCTTGCAATTTCCTATCAGTATACAGAATGCAAATATTTGgtacccaaaaaaaaaaaccaaccttccTACAAGTTTTAACTTATCTGTAATTAGATAAACTGTATCTTTAATTGTATAATGTAGATTCTGTTAATGAAATAATGTAGCCTCCCTTTACACACAAGGTGATGTTAACTGCATTTATGGAAATGATAATCAAATGCCCTAGATGGTATGAGTAATGGAAATGCTCAGACTTTCTACCTACTTTGTATTTCAAACCACCACatgatttttcagttcagtaaTAAATACTCCAGCatcaaaaaaatgaagtttaaaactTGCTCTTTAAGCCTGCCCAATAGTTGAAAAATCTACTGGAGCATCATGCAGTCTTGAGGTGCatttaaatgcataaaaaaaaaaaacaaacaaaaaaaaaccaaaccaacaaaacaaattaaaatataggAATGTAACTGTTCCAAATAATGGTCTTTGCAAATTTCAAATCCATGAGCTTACTTCAAGAAAACAATCAGAAGCAATGAAAATCTTAAATCAATACAGAATATGAACAAGACAGTAAGTTTccttggcttttattttcttcattagtTTAAGATCCAAGGAACTGTGCATTTTGTGCACttggtgtgaaaaaaaaagttactgtaaAACTttgatttacaaaaaaaaaaaaaaaaaaaaaaaaaagcccagaattTTGCAGacataataaaatttatttaaattccaTGCATTATGGTAGCTACAAGTGTAGTCATATGAAACTGAAGGACAATAACTTCTTCTGTCCATACAATGTAGCTGTAAAGTGAAATGAATGGGAGTTCCACGgttacaaataaacaaacaaaacaaaacaaaaaaaaaccccaagaaaggTAAATCTGCTTCAATTTTGAGTCATCTGTGAATTCAGATACAGTCATTAGACTGTAAACATTTTGGGGAGGAGATGGGCTCACCACAACTGTACAACTGAAAATGTTTAGTTTTAAGAGATTCTGAAGAAGCTCtgaagatacttttttttaatacttactACTAATACTctggaaagtggaaaaaaaaaaaacaaaccctcaaacaaaaaaacctgacagtCTTTATCCTAATTTTTAGAATCAGGACAGCAATTGTAGACAGCCCACTTTCAAAGTGCAGCTAAATGGTTTTATTATGCAGCTCCTTCAAAGTTGTAAGCTTTATATTGAaccagttttgttttaatttctcaagaaaaaagTCACTGGTCCTCCTAAGCTTACACTGCTTTTTGATATGAAAAAATTTACAGACTGTGCTTGATTCTGACCCTCCCATATTTCAGGATGTGCAAACGCTTAGGGATTTAAATAGTTTCTCCCCCTCAGTTCCTACTGATCACTAAAACAGTAAGGACCATCCAGCCCTCTAAATTAAAGACAGGATGAAGTGAGCATAACTGAGACTTCTTAATTGGCCCAGTTCTCCCACAAAATGCAGCTCTTATAAATACTATTAGGCACTATTGCCACAAGTTCtcttatttttcaagttttacaGATTTACTGGTTGTTAGCATTTCTGCAGTTAAGAATTtaataatgctgaatttttatAGAGACACAATATGTAGTTCTAGCCTTCAAAACTGACATACTGTGTCTAGTAATGAAGTCAACCTAAATTTGCTGAACATATTGGCAAATGTAAAGCTAATGAAGGTGCCACATTtgcatgaatattttttaattttaagaacGCATTTGACAAGGGGaagggattttaattttaatacaaactTGGTTGAGTGTCTAATTGCCTCATTTACAACTGTGTGTGTGGGAAAGCTGAGGAGTTTAGAAAAGTCCAAGCAACCAAGTATCTAGGTTACTGGAAAGTTAAAAAGCTGATGCTTCTGTGTTACATCTGGATAAAAAACGTTATTCAAAAGCAATTCAAATACCGAAAAGGATTTCAAATTGAATAGTTTATTAACATTGTAGTCGTCTTTGTAACAGGTGCACACACACTCGCACACTCTGAATGATCTGCCTGGAAAAAGAGGTCTTAATATATATGCTGGGggaaattaaacattaaaaatccTTTAGATTTTTATAATAATAGGTAATTATGTCCACATCACTTACAAAGCTATTGCCCAATCTTtccaaggaagcagaatttgggagaaaaaaaaacctctttttggGAAAATTCAACAGTGGCATAGCAGAGCTCTCAATATGAGAAAGCTGACATAATGTGGACCTTTGCTGTGAAATTTGTCTTTGCAAAATATGGGGAGAAGTTTATCAATGGGCAGAAAATAAGAAGGCGGTGTGAAGTAGGCTTCTGCAGAGTTGATTTTCCTCACAGTATTGTGCGGGGGTCATTGAGAAAAATGCTTTAGTCCTTCTCTGGAACCAGTTTCAGAACTTTTCCAATT
The sequence above is a segment of the Heliangelus exortis chromosome 17, bHelExo1.hap1, whole genome shotgun sequence genome. Coding sequences within it:
- the RSL1D1 gene encoding ribosomal L1 domain-containing protein 1 → MAERLDRKQVKKAVEALLAFARSKEKRKALLGENENVHLLVTVWKIPRVAQIIKIPLPHSIRPETAEVCLFTKDEPNLSAEQTEKLYKKLLIQNGIKSVSQIIPYKTLKKEYKLFEAKRRLLNRFDLFLSDDRIRRLLPSHLGKHFYERKKIPLSVNLKAKNLAKELEKYIQGTTLSVTNKGCCYTARIGHTGMKADEILNNVIAAAEVIAEKLPKNWKNVKILHLKTLKSAALPIFTANISNLDELDSQPSLKKKEVKKVKNKKPKKAGKKLKSSQVTLTTENNTAATQKLAIKEKVVEVNEPGDHDDDEEIPQLVPMQTTDLTEQKKTAPTPEEGNNLGKKTKTPLGKRKKQPLALETPKPKHKVTEEQASLQTPRNQKQTKQLSVPKEAIKEKEMKKAPKKPEAKSFSTPRAGKSIQSAKKSSKTPEQTPKKVLRPRSA